The following are from one region of the Paenalkalicoccus suaedae genome:
- a CDS encoding YusW family protein, protein MKRTVGLMAATSLFLVACGTANNTTSTEVNTASSGDVVSNESNNTTENNTNTSNSSGNDADTEAVDEFDLHIEFIDGSEWEFDYESNDPTDSEIERSGAETVVGEDATLEIETLLTELTINTERPLQEMKDEVLTTLGVNSEDVEGFDLEVKYMSGEEIVFDHETMLQEGSRDILEFTLDIELFSGEEWDYDYDRTDMEAEIERENGDESVTTGQEAIEEIENLLGQIDISMDRSIGEMKSEILAAVGIDEGDVEDFDVDVEFEDGEEIKFKHDVQ, encoded by the coding sequence ATGAAACGCACAGTAGGATTAATGGCTGCCACATCATTATTTTTAGTAGCTTGTGGCACAGCGAATAATACGACATCTACAGAGGTTAATACAGCGTCTTCTGGTGATGTGGTGTCAAACGAATCCAATAATACAACAGAGAACAATACAAACACTTCCAACTCATCAGGTAACGACGCCGATACGGAGGCAGTAGACGAATTTGATCTTCACATCGAATTCATCGATGGCTCGGAATGGGAGTTTGATTATGAAAGTAATGATCCGACTGACTCTGAAATCGAGAGAAGCGGAGCGGAAACTGTCGTCGGAGAAGATGCGACATTAGAAATTGAGACACTTCTTACAGAATTAACGATCAACACGGAGCGACCACTTCAAGAGATGAAGGATGAAGTGCTTACCACTCTCGGTGTTAACTCAGAGGATGTAGAAGGGTTTGATTTAGAGGTTAAATATATGTCTGGCGAGGAGATTGTCTTTGACCATGAGACTATGCTCCAAGAAGGATCTCGAGATATTCTTGAATTTACACTAGACATTGAATTATTCTCCGGTGAAGAGTGGGATTATGACTATGATCGCACAGATATGGAGGCGGAAATTGAGCGAGAAAATGGTGATGAGTCAGTCACTACTGGTCAAGAAGCTATAGAGGAGATCGAAAATTTACTAGGTCAAATTGATATTTCCATGGACCGATCGATTGGAGAAATGAAATCGGAGATTCTGGCTGCGGTCGGCATTGATGAAGGTGACGTGGAGGATTTTGATGTAGACGTTGAGTTTGAAGATGGAGAAGAAATCAAGTTTAAACACGACGTTCAATAA
- a CDS encoding peptidoglycan-binding protein — translation MVRKSYVRTALVSAFAATGVFVATPTLAEAAFGDRTLSLGTNHQDVTTLQEILKEKGYYTHHTITGIFGDQTKLAVEAYQRDNGLAPDGVVGPKTFSLLNGSVIESQEVANETISVASQSAQTMNAQQILRAGATGVEVTKLQTALAQIGFYSSATTGSYGDATVNAVRNFQRARSLTADGIAGPQTLTQLNREISASQTAQTVASNPTVSTSSTVLRLWSEGAQVRTLQNRLRHLGFYTGGLTAILGPKTQDALRSFQRSAGITVDGLAGPQTFAAIERAVSGQAPVATPTPTPAPSQPASQLLRMWSTGEAVRSLQTTLRDLGYYKDGITATFGPKTEAAVMAFQRDNNIRADGIAGPMTFRALENGTPAVTTPPPTQTNSQTLLRMWTTGEAVRSLQTSLKNLGYYNAGITGTFGPITEAAVIAFQRDNNIRADGIAGPMTFRALETGTPAPNVPAPPQVDSSQLISILREGSTGDEVRLLQTRLKELNYYAGQISGIFGAETTSAVRQAQQAAGIKVDGVTGPQTYRALETLVPRTGNATPAPSTPTLRHGVRSNEVRELQNMLKSLGLFSGTATGFFGDVTEAAVKRFQSQWNLVADGLVTQSTWLKLEEASSVHIGQPTNPVGGGSFNVINLIANASELIGIPYLWGGTTVSGFDCSGFIQYAFRMTGKQLPRTVAEQWNATSPVSDLRVGDIVYFETYRTGPSHNGIYIGNNQFIHSGSSTGVSIASLDNSYWKPRYLGARRVN, via the coding sequence GTGGTAAGGAAGTCATATGTACGTACCGCACTTGTATCAGCATTTGCAGCAACGGGGGTATTCGTAGCAACACCAACCTTAGCAGAAGCAGCCTTTGGTGATCGTACTCTTTCACTTGGGACTAATCATCAGGATGTGACAACACTCCAGGAAATCCTAAAGGAAAAAGGGTATTACACGCACCATACCATCACAGGAATATTCGGAGACCAAACAAAGCTCGCGGTCGAAGCATACCAGCGCGACAACGGACTCGCGCCGGATGGAGTAGTAGGACCTAAAACGTTCTCCTTATTGAACGGCTCGGTGATTGAATCACAAGAAGTCGCAAACGAAACTATCTCGGTCGCAAGTCAATCTGCCCAAACAATGAATGCTCAACAGATTTTACGAGCTGGTGCAACTGGAGTGGAAGTGACGAAGCTACAGACAGCACTTGCGCAAATCGGCTTCTATTCTTCAGCAACAACGGGAAGCTACGGAGATGCAACAGTTAACGCCGTTCGCAACTTTCAGCGCGCAAGAAGTCTTACAGCAGACGGAATCGCAGGTCCACAAACACTCACGCAACTTAACAGAGAAATCTCCGCTAGTCAGACAGCGCAAACCGTAGCGTCTAATCCAACTGTCTCAACATCCAGCACGGTTCTCCGTCTCTGGTCAGAAGGGGCACAGGTAAGAACGCTTCAAAATAGACTGCGTCACCTTGGTTTCTATACTGGCGGATTAACAGCGATCCTTGGTCCAAAAACGCAGGATGCGCTAAGGAGCTTCCAACGCTCAGCAGGCATAACAGTTGATGGACTAGCTGGCCCTCAGACGTTTGCAGCGATTGAGCGGGCAGTCTCTGGACAAGCCCCTGTAGCGACGCCAACGCCAACTCCGGCCCCATCGCAGCCGGCTAGCCAGCTCCTACGCATGTGGTCAACTGGAGAAGCGGTTAGAAGCCTGCAGACGACGCTACGTGATCTCGGGTACTATAAGGACGGCATAACCGCTACCTTTGGACCGAAGACAGAAGCAGCCGTCATGGCCTTTCAGCGTGACAATAATATTCGTGCTGACGGAATCGCTGGTCCAATGACCTTCCGAGCGCTCGAAAACGGCACACCAGCCGTGACAACACCGCCGCCGACACAAACGAACTCACAGACGCTATTGCGAATGTGGACGACAGGCGAGGCAGTAAGAAGCCTTCAAACATCCTTAAAAAACTTAGGCTATTACAATGCAGGTATTACCGGCACATTCGGCCCGATTACCGAAGCGGCCGTGATAGCGTTCCAACGCGACAATAACATTCGTGCCGACGGAATTGCTGGTCCAATGACCTTCCGAGCACTCGAAACAGGCACACCAGCACCAAACGTGCCAGCACCGCCGCAGGTCGATTCCTCCCAGCTCATCAGCATTCTACGCGAAGGCTCGACAGGCGACGAGGTCCGGCTGCTACAAACACGACTCAAAGAGCTCAACTATTACGCAGGCCAAATATCCGGGATCTTTGGGGCAGAAACAACGTCAGCAGTCCGCCAGGCTCAACAAGCCGCTGGAATCAAGGTCGATGGCGTAACTGGACCACAAACATACCGAGCACTCGAAACGCTGGTTCCGCGTACAGGAAATGCAACACCAGCTCCTAGCACTCCAACGCTACGTCACGGAGTTAGAAGTAATGAAGTGCGTGAGCTACAAAATATGCTGAAATCACTTGGACTCTTTTCAGGTACAGCAACAGGATTTTTTGGAGATGTTACGGAAGCAGCAGTCAAACGATTCCAGTCACAGTGGAATTTAGTAGCCGACGGTCTCGTCACGCAATCAACGTGGTTAAAGCTCGAAGAAGCCTCCTCTGTACATATTGGTCAACCGACAAATCCGGTTGGAGGTGGAAGCTTTAACGTTATTAATTTGATCGCCAACGCTTCTGAATTAATTGGCATCCCATACTTATGGGGTGGCACAACAGTTAGTGGGTTTGACTGTAGTGGATTTATTCAGTATGCCTTCCGTATGACGGGGAAACAGCTTCCGCGTACGGTCGCGGAGCAGTGGAACGCTACATCACCAGTGAGCGATCTACGCGTAGGGGACATCGTTTATTTCGAAACGTATCGAACAGGTCCGTCACATAACGGCATCTACATCGGTAACAATCAATTTATCCATTCCGGCAGCTCGACAGGTGTCTCCATAGCAAGCTTAGATAATTCATATTGGAAGCCTCGTTACCTTGGCGCACGCCGTGTAAACTAA